The sequence below is a genomic window from Mycobacteriales bacterium.
TCGACCGGCGCGAAGATCATCAACAACTTCGCCATCGACGCCGACGAGGCCGGCATCTACATCGGCGACTCACCCAACCCGCCCGCCGGCGTCACCCAACCCGCCAACGCCACCGTGCAGGGCAACCGGTCCTTCGACAGCGGCTACGGCATCTTCCTGCGCGACGCCTCGGTCGGCACCGTCTCCGGCAACAACCTGATGGGCAACTGCGTGGGCCTTCTCGCCCTCGCCGACAACCCGGGACCGTCGAGCCAGTGGACCATCACCGGCAACCACATCGCGACGAACGTGCGCGAGTGCCCCGCAACCCAGGACTCCGAGGGCGGCTCGCCGCCGCTGAGTGGCGTGGGCGTGCTGCTCGCCGGCGCGACGAACAACACGGTCAGCAACAACGACATCTACTACAACCAGCCGGAGGGCGACTCGGCACTTTCGGGCGGCATCGTCATGGTCACGATTCCGGGCCAGGCCAACGCGACCGCCCCTTCGGGCAACACGATCAGCAACAACAACGCCCACGGCAACAAGCCGGGCGACATCTTCTGGGACGGCACCGGGACCGGTAACACGTTCACCGGCAACAGCTGTGACCAGGCGATCTCGCCGAACGACGCAGTGACCTGCGGCGGCTGACCGCCGCCCGCTGAACCACAGGGGCCGCGGCCGCGAACGCGGCCGCGGCCCCACCAGCACTCAGGAGCACCGAGCAATGCAGCTGTCCCGGCGTACGGTCCTCACCGGCTTCGGCGCGCTCGCCGCCGCCACCGCCGCCGGGTCGATCTCGATCCCGGCGGCGCGCGCGCTCGAGTCGCCGGAAACCGTTGCCTTCTACGGGCCGCACCAGGCCGGCATCGAGACGCCGCCGCAGCAGCGGCTGACCTTCGCGGCCTACGACGTCGCGGGCGGGGTGGACCCCACAGGCCTGCGCAACCTGCTGCAGACCTGGACCTCGCTCGCCGAGCGGCTGACCAACGGCACGACGGTCGGCTACCCGCGGTTCGCGCCGGACGCGCCCGCGGACACCGGCGAGACGTTCGGCGTACCCAACAGCAACCTCACGGTGACCGTCGGCTTCGGGCCCGCGCTGTTCGACCAGCGGTTCGGTCTCGGGCCGCGGCAGCCGGCCGCGCTGGCCGAGCTCCCACCCTTCCCGGGTGACCAGCTCGACCCGGCGCGCAGCGGCGGCGACCTCTGCGTGCAGGCCTGCGCCGACGACGAGCAGGTGAGCCTGCACGCCATTCGCATGTTGACCCGGCACGCAGCCGGCGCGGCGACGTTGCGCTGGGTGCAGCAGGGCTTCCTGCCCGCCCCCAAGCCGGGCGAGACGACGCGCAACCTGATGGGCTTCAAGGACGGCACCCGCAACGCGAGCGGGCCGGTCGACTTCGCCCGGCACGTCTGGGTCGACGCCACCGACCAGCCGTGGATGCGCGGTGGCAGCTACCTGGTCGCACGGCGGATCCGCATGAACCTGGCCGACTGGGACGCCGAGCCGCTCAACGAGCAGGACGACGTCTTCGGCCGCTACAAGTCCACCGGCGCTGCCTACGGCCAGGCGACCGAGCACGCCACCCCGCTCATGCCGGACCTGCCCGCCGACTCGCACGTCCGGCTCGCCTCGCCGGAGACCAACGGCGGCATCAAGATCCTGCGCCGCGGCTACTCCTACGCGGACACCCATCTCGTCGAGGGCGATCCCGAGGCCGGCCTGTTCTTCCTCGCCTACCAGGCGGATCCCGGCCAGGGGTTCATCCCGCTCCAGCAGAAGCTGGCGGCGCACGACGCGCTCAACGAGTACATCACGCACACCGGCAGCGCGATCTTCGCAGTGCCGCCCGGGATCGGCCCCGGCGACTACTGGGGTCAGTCGCTGCTCAGCTGACCTCGAGCGCCGCCCGCAGATCGGCCACCAGGTCGTCCGCGGCCTCGAGCCCGACCGACAGCCGGATCAGGTCCGCGGGCACCTCCAGCGGCGAGCCGGCCGCCGAC
It includes:
- a CDS encoding right-handed parallel beta-helix repeat-containing protein, whose product is STGAKIINNFAIDADEAGIYIGDSPNPPAGVTQPANATVQGNRSFDSGYGIFLRDASVGTVSGNNLMGNCVGLLALADNPGPSSQWTITGNHIATNVRECPATQDSEGGSPPLSGVGVLLAGATNNTVSNNDIYYNQPEGDSALSGGIVMVTIPGQANATAPSGNTISNNNAHGNKPGDIFWDGTGTGNTFTGNSCDQAISPNDAVTCGG
- the efeB gene encoding iron uptake transporter deferrochelatase/peroxidase subunit, which codes for MQLSRRTVLTGFGALAAATAAGSISIPAARALESPETVAFYGPHQAGIETPPQQRLTFAAYDVAGGVDPTGLRNLLQTWTSLAERLTNGTTVGYPRFAPDAPADTGETFGVPNSNLTVTVGFGPALFDQRFGLGPRQPAALAELPPFPGDQLDPARSGGDLCVQACADDEQVSLHAIRMLTRHAAGAATLRWVQQGFLPAPKPGETTRNLMGFKDGTRNASGPVDFARHVWVDATDQPWMRGGSYLVARRIRMNLADWDAEPLNEQDDVFGRYKSTGAAYGQATEHATPLMPDLPADSHVRLASPETNGGIKILRRGYSYADTHLVEGDPEAGLFFLAYQADPGQGFIPLQQKLAAHDALNEYITHTGSAIFAVPPGIGPGDYWGQSLLS